A genomic region of Phragmites australis chromosome 2, lpPhrAust1.1, whole genome shotgun sequence contains the following coding sequences:
- the LOC133906793 gene encoding transcription factor APG-like: MNYPDPASPWCHHDNAGVIDAATYNSSSSNADMFGDYSTDDLFKLVQQGVGGGGQGTLELEHPAVSCFRLSSRFKLPAAAHVPEVRSGPPSEDEMAAWLYAIINGEEHAHDGSGRGRTADGQRAPPKESSDMSMATWATSTDKNEKLPITEGMGTKGLSQFFEKPVLVSETERSDSSERRKTTGGARRSRHGVTHKLTEKRRRHKINERLKTLQRLVPGCDKSSHASTLDQTIRYLKSLQNQVQQAMSVVDAPRPAALYPVVQPQYAPPHGASVAVAPMVPYWPMLPLPHYPAATMTTLAAAATPPVPMITGVKPDQIRLDITDSITYPIFF, from the exons ATGAACTACCCAGATCCTGCGAGTCCGTGGTGCCACCACGACAACGCTGGCGTGATAGACGCCGCCACatacaacagcagcagcagcaacgccgACATGTTCGGTGACTACTCCAC GGATGATCTCTTCAAGCTGGTGCAGCaaggagtaggaggaggaggacaaggcaCGTTGGAGTTGGAACATCCGGCGGTCTCGTGCTTCCGCTTGTCGTCACGGTTCAAgttgccggcggcggcgcatgTGCCCGAGGTGCGGTCTGGCCCACCTTCCGAGGACGAGATGGCTGCGTGGTTGTATGCAATTATCAATGGTGAGGAGCATGCCCACGACGGCAGCGGCCGCGGGCGGACGGCTGATGGCCAGCGTGCACCGCCGAAGGAGTCGAGCGACATGTCGATGGCGACGTGGGCAACGTCAACGGACAAGAATGAGAAGCTTCCGATAACGGAAGGCATGGGCACCAAG GGATTATCTCAGTTCTTCGAGAAACCGGTTCTGGTTTCC GAGACAGAACGAAGCGACTCCAGCGAGAGGCGGAAGACGACAGGAGGGGCAAGGAGGTCTCGCCACGGAGTAACACACAAGCTCACGGAGAAG AGACGAAGGCACAAGATAAATGAGAGGCTCAAGACCCTGCAGCGTCTCGTCCCAGGATGCGACAAG TCCAGCCACGCCTCGACGCTAGACCAGACCATTCGGTACCTGAAGTCGCTGCAAAACCAGGTCCAGCAGGCCATGTCCGTCGTCGACGCTCCCCGTCCGGCGGCGCTGTACCCCGTCGTGCAGCCGCAGTATGCGCCTCCGCATGGGGCGTCGGTCGCCGTCGCTCCGATGGTTCCCTACTGGCCCATGCTTCCCTTGCCACATTACCCTGCTGCGACGATGACGACGTTGGCTGCAGCTGCAACGCCCCCTGTACCCATGATAACAGGAGTAAAACCGGATCAGATACGGCTGGATATCACTGATTCTATAActtatcctatatttttttaa